The genomic region CGTTGTCTCTGGCCAGTTCTCTGGGGAGCAGGGTTGCAGGACCACACAGGGTCACCTGTGCACCCATCAGGCTGAGGAGTTCAGCGTTGCTGCGGGCCACCCTGGAGTGCAGGATGTCTCCGATGATGGTGACTTTCAGGCCTTCCAGTTTGCCAAACTCTTTGAGCATGGTGTAGGCATCCAGCAGGGCTTGGGTGGGGTGGGCACGGCGTCCATCTCCGGCATTGATGGTGGATTTGCCACTGAATCTGGCCACCTGATGTGCAGCCCCAGAGGCGTGGTGGCGCACGATGAAGGCGTCCACTTTGTAGGCATTGAGGGTTTCGATGGTGTCGCGCAGGGATTCACCTTTGGACAGGCTGCTTGCTCCGGCAGCGAAAGTCAGCACATCGGCGCTCATGCGTCTGGCGGCCAGTTCAAAACTGGTGCGGGTGCGGGTGGAGTTCTCGAAGAACGCGGTGCAAACGGTGATGCCTTGCAGGGCAGGCACTTTTTTGACCGGACGTTCCAGCACTTCTTTCATGACATCTGCGGTTTCCAGAATGCCTTCGATGGCTTCCACGGTCCAGCCCTGGAAGTCCAGCAGGTGTTTTACTCCATTTCCCATAATTCCACCACATCCTCGCCATCGGTTTCGGCAAGTTTGACTTTCACGACCTCGGTTTTGCTGGTC from Deinococcus misasensis DSM 22328 harbors:
- a CDS encoding aspartate carbamoyltransferase catalytic subunit; translated protein: MGNGVKHLLDFQGWTVEAIEGILETADVMKEVLERPVKKVPALQGITVCTAFFENSTRTRTSFELAARRMSADVLTFAAGASSLSKGESLRDTIETLNAYKVDAFIVRHHASGAAHQVARFSGKSTINAGDGRRAHPTQALLDAYTMLKEFGKLEGLKVTIIGDILHSRVARSNAELLSLMGAQVTLCGPATLLPRELARDNVKVTTDIQEAVTGADVVMALRLQQERMNGGFLPSMSEYALTYQVNESLLERAKDHAIVLHPGPMNRDLEISGSLADSARSRIIAQVEYGQAVRMSVLYHLLVGKK